The Juglans microcarpa x Juglans regia isolate MS1-56 chromosome 8S, Jm3101_v1.0, whole genome shotgun sequence genome has a window encoding:
- the LOC121244396 gene encoding protein ROH1-like gives MPVTDYQGSSSAFDLGRSILSLRRDPVVHSMEPARDASSLEMDPEAFQKQVADRFADLSSASADELLSLAWVRKLLDAFLCCHEEFRIILFNHRALVLRPPVDRLVSDYFERSVKALDVCNAIRDGIEQIRQWQKLIEIVLCALDNRKTLGEGQFRRANKALIDLAIAMLDEKDPNATISHRNRSFGRSNNSSSSSTTAHHHSHHQNRSLGHFRSLSWSVSRSWSAARQLQVIGNNLTAPKGNELVATNGLAAPVFTMNSVLLFVMWALVAAIPCQDRGLQVHFNIPRQFLWAGPILSLHERILDESKKRDRKNACGLLREIHQIEKCARALSELADSVQFPLVEEKEGEVRQRVEEFSQVYEPLKVGLDPLGRQVRELFHMIVRSRTEGLDSSGGRPNNPA, from the coding sequence ATGCCCGTTACGGACTACCAAGGTTCTTCTTCTGCATTCGATCTCGGACGTTCCATCCTCAGCCTCCGACGTGATCCGGTCGTCCACTCCATGGAACCGGCCCGCGACGCCAGCAGCTTGGAGATGGACCCCGAGGCCTTCCAGAAGCAGGTAGCTGACCGGTTCGCCGATTTGTCATCTGCCAGCGCCGACGAGTTGCTTTCCCTGGCTTGGGTGAGGAAGCTTCTGGATGCGTTCCTTTGTTGCCACGAGGAATTTAGGATTATTCTGTTCAATCATAGGGCTTTGGTGCTGCGGCCCCCTGTGGATCGGTTGGTTTCGGATTATTTTGAGCGGAGCGTGAAGGCTCTTGACGTGTGCAACGCAATTCGCGATGGGATTGAGCAGATCCGCCAATGGCAGAAGCTGATCGAGATCGTTTTGTGCGCTCTCGATAACCGCAAAACTCTCGGCGAGGGCCAATTCCGTCGCGCCAACAAGGCGCTCATCGATTTGGCTATTGCCATGCTCGACGAGAAGGACCCCAACGCCACGATCTCGCACCGGAACCGATCGTTTGGAAGGAGCAACAACTCATCCTCTTCCTCGACGACGGCTCATCACCATAGCCACCATCAAAACCGTTCCTTGGGGCATTTCCGGTCGCTGTCGTGGAGCGTATCGCGGTCGTGGTCGGCGGCGCGGCAGCTCCAGGTGATTGGGAACAATTTGACGGCTCCGAAAGGGAACGAGCTCGTGGCTACGAACGGCCTCGCTGCACCCGTCTTTACCATGAATTCGGTGCTGCTGTTCGTAATGTGGGCTCTGGTGGCGGCTATTCCGTGCCAGGACCGTGGTTTGCAGGTGCACTTCAATATCCCGAGGCAGTTCTTGTGGGCGGGGCCGATCCTCTCACTGCACGAGCGGATTCTTGACGAGTCAAAGAAGCGGGACAGGAAGAACGCGTGCGGCCTGTTGAGGGAGATTCATCAGATTGAGAAATGCGCTAGGGCGCTTAGCGAATTGGCGGATTCGGTTCAGTTCCCATTGGTGGAGGAGAAGGAAGGGGAGGTGAGGCAGAGAGTGGAGGAGTTCTCTCAAGTTTACGAGCCGTTGAAAGTGGGATTGGACCCATTGGGGCGACAGGTGAGAGAATTGTTTCACATGATTGTGCGGAGCCGAACGGAGGGGCTTGACTCTTCGGGTGGAAGGCCCAACAATCCTGCATAG